A portion of the Achromobacter sp. MFA1 R4 genome contains these proteins:
- a CDS encoding OmpA family protein has protein sequence MNSRTINRIAVFATAGVLLAGCATQQQTNTAVGTGAGAALGAGIGALIGHGKGAAIGAGIGAVAGGLVGYNWKVVKEDVQKSGASSLGIDVVEMPDGSLKVNIPSGVSFDTDKTQLKPALLPVLDSVARSLNQHPELRAKVVGHTDSTGSLAHNQTLSVNRAKSVTDYLARQGVAAGRLSVEGRGPNDPIGDNATAEGRALNRRVEIYLYAVRQ, from the coding sequence ATGAATTCAAGAACAATCAACCGGATCGCCGTGTTTGCGACGGCGGGCGTGTTGCTGGCAGGGTGCGCCACGCAACAGCAAACGAATACCGCCGTGGGAACGGGTGCGGGTGCGGCGCTGGGCGCGGGTATCGGCGCCTTGATCGGACACGGCAAGGGCGCGGCCATCGGCGCCGGCATCGGTGCGGTGGCGGGCGGCCTGGTGGGCTACAACTGGAAGGTCGTCAAGGAAGACGTGCAGAAATCCGGGGCCTCGTCGCTGGGCATCGACGTCGTGGAAATGCCCGATGGCAGCCTGAAGGTCAATATTCCGAGCGGCGTGTCGTTCGACACGGACAAGACGCAGCTCAAGCCGGCGTTGCTGCCGGTGCTGGACAGCGTGGCGCGTTCGCTGAATCAGCATCCCGAACTGCGGGCAAAGGTGGTGGGCCATACGGACAGCACCGGATCGCTGGCGCACAACCAGACCCTGTCGGTGAACCGCGCCAAGAGCGTGACGGATTACCTGGCCCGGCAGGGCGTGGCGGCGGGCCGCCTGAGCGTGGAGGGCCGTGGCCCGAACGATCCGATCGGCGACAATGCGACCGCCGAAGGGCGCGCGCTGAACCGGCGCGTGGAAATCTACCTGTACGCGGTCCGGCAGTAG
- a CDS encoding DUF4123 domain-containing protein: MTMDATPRHPEYWTDGAEARVERAIAGLRAVLDGRADRRVLLLCDSTLGDPLARQIASAGLARREVDLLSQGATAPPLYLAEVPDEVRHERLVNASLRLAVDEAVRPAPAVRRARSMSAWLATDLPLGEVAQRLVQRARLRDARGRVRILRFWDPRTTQFQSELYAGTVPSSWIAGVTWMSVDGFGQWQALPDAGGPMQTVTPDWPRLARLGRVNAVLQRLNADGLRHGASALEPVRRALDAAAACGIEDDDDAALFAAWRVRLAAPLERAPSFLALLREVREEGGRLYRAAEDMDDEEWQGFAHEAQAREDLQA, translated from the coding sequence ATGACGATGGACGCGACGCCTCGCCACCCCGAATACTGGACGGACGGCGCCGAAGCCCGCGTCGAGCGCGCCATCGCGGGCCTGCGCGCGGTCCTGGACGGTCGCGCCGACCGGCGCGTGCTGCTGTTGTGCGATTCGACGCTGGGCGATCCGCTGGCAAGGCAGATCGCCTCGGCCGGCCTGGCGCGCCGCGAGGTCGACCTGCTTTCACAAGGCGCGACCGCGCCGCCCCTGTATCTGGCCGAAGTGCCGGACGAAGTGCGGCACGAGCGCCTGGTCAACGCCAGTCTGCGGCTGGCGGTGGATGAAGCCGTGCGCCCGGCGCCGGCCGTCCGGCGGGCGAGGTCGATGTCGGCGTGGCTGGCCACCGACCTGCCACTGGGGGAAGTCGCACAGCGCCTGGTCCAGCGTGCGCGCCTGCGCGATGCGCGGGGGCGCGTGCGCATCCTGCGGTTCTGGGACCCGCGCACCACGCAATTCCAGAGCGAGCTGTACGCGGGCACGGTGCCGTCCTCCTGGATCGCGGGCGTGACGTGGATGAGCGTGGACGGGTTTGGGCAGTGGCAGGCCCTGCCGGACGCGGGCGGCCCGATGCAGACCGTCACGCCGGACTGGCCCCGGCTGGCGCGGCTGGGCCGCGTCAATGCGGTGCTGCAACGGCTGAACGCGGACGGCCTGCGCCATGGGGCGTCGGCGCTGGAACCCGTGCGGCGCGCGCTGGACGCCGCCGCGGCCTGCGGCATCGAGGATGACGATGACGCGGCGCTGTTCGCCGCCTGGCGGGTGCGCCTGGCGGCGCCGCTGGAACGCGCGCCCTCGTTCCTGGCGCTGCTGCGTGAAGTGCGCGAGGAAGGCGGCCGCCTGTATCGCGCCGCCGAGGACATGGACGATGAGGAATGGCAGGGGTTTGCGCACGAGGCGCAGGCTCGGGAGGATCTGCAAGCATGA
- a CDS encoding type VI secretion system Vgr family protein, producing the protein MALELAAASLLGAGFTQADRLLDLTTPLGQDKLLAERLQGTEQLSDGGFVLHVDALSDDAHIPLKSLIGQAAQVKLRTALGPDEHRVWCGLVTEARFEGANGGFARYRLRIEPWLALLRQRRDSYVFQDLSVIDIVDSVFGDYQGQGALAPLWRWEVRDRDAYAKRSLTIQYRETDFAFVERLLAEEGLFYWVEHEGGEDAPGTATIVIADHNGAFEPGPQDSIPFQRADATEKQDSIQGWRQGRAWKTNAVRLATWDYRAMQARKVSAQVEDKFANAMELADSDYPGQYLFEDGAQGERLAHNALAAQRVRQSLYEGEGTARTLAPGQRFTLTGHWGPSQGAGADFVVIGMRHEARNNFDESLGQAVAQALGAAGEPVAGASAAGEADFYRNRFEAIAATLEYRPRTRDGHGARLHPRPTVHGAQTALVVGTGDPVHTDRDHRIKIQFHWQRGSASSNRQDHPAGDDNAPASEALGAWVRVAEPVAGSDWGGHFVPRLGQEVLVQFLHGDIDRPVVVGALYNGAGAENAANNQVQGGAAKATGNAPAWFAGSDAGHAHNVVMSGFKTQALATSGQGMGGYNQLVQDDTPGQSRLTASTTQAEARLNLGHLKQQRDNERLSDLGHGAELATSEALALRAGEGLLISADKREDAAGGLLDSEEAIKQMEKSIAQAGELSASAGRQEANLPGDADKTRALNELDAVREIIEGTKAEAEVRVPAYTTPHIQVSAPSGIGQYTPHNAYTVAGATLCQIAPDVNWAAGANLSMCVAQGVVLFTKGLGGSGRAVEEQGIRLHAAGGQLRLQSQKARMRLAAEKAVTLASAQGAVDVNASKKVLATAAGAYLRIEGGGIQLHAPGKVELKAGVHNWVGPQSGAGPAQPPQGDLEGCAAALEDAAGSGALAA; encoded by the coding sequence ATGGCCCTAGAACTCGCCGCCGCCAGTCTGCTGGGTGCAGGCTTTACGCAGGCCGATCGCCTGTTGGACCTGACGACGCCGCTCGGGCAGGACAAGCTGCTGGCGGAGCGGTTGCAAGGCACGGAGCAGCTGAGCGACGGCGGCTTCGTGCTGCACGTGGATGCGCTGTCGGACGATGCCCACATTCCGCTGAAGTCGCTGATCGGCCAGGCCGCGCAGGTGAAGCTGCGGACCGCCCTGGGGCCGGACGAGCACCGCGTCTGGTGCGGCCTGGTGACCGAGGCGCGGTTCGAGGGCGCCAACGGCGGCTTCGCGCGCTACCGCCTGCGCATCGAACCGTGGCTGGCGCTGCTGCGCCAGCGGCGCGACAGCTACGTATTCCAGGACCTGTCGGTGATCGACATCGTCGACAGCGTGTTTGGCGACTACCAGGGCCAGGGCGCGCTGGCGCCCCTGTGGCGCTGGGAAGTCAGGGATCGCGATGCCTACGCCAAGCGCAGCCTGACGATCCAGTACCGGGAAACCGACTTCGCGTTCGTCGAGCGCCTGCTGGCCGAAGAGGGGCTGTTCTACTGGGTCGAGCATGAAGGCGGCGAGGACGCGCCCGGCACGGCCACGATCGTCATCGCGGACCACAATGGCGCATTCGAGCCCGGCCCGCAGGACAGCATCCCGTTTCAACGCGCCGATGCCACCGAGAAGCAGGATTCCATCCAGGGCTGGCGGCAGGGCCGCGCGTGGAAAACCAATGCGGTGCGCCTGGCCACCTGGGACTACCGCGCCATGCAGGCCCGCAAGGTCAGCGCCCAGGTCGAAGACAAGTTCGCCAATGCGATGGAACTGGCCGATTCGGACTACCCCGGACAGTACCTGTTCGAGGACGGCGCGCAAGGCGAGCGCCTGGCGCACAACGCGCTGGCGGCGCAACGCGTGCGCCAATCGCTGTACGAAGGCGAAGGCACCGCCCGCACGCTGGCGCCGGGGCAGCGCTTCACGCTGACGGGCCACTGGGGGCCGTCGCAAGGGGCGGGCGCGGATTTCGTGGTGATCGGCATGCGCCACGAGGCGCGCAACAACTTCGACGAAAGCCTGGGGCAGGCCGTGGCGCAAGCCCTGGGCGCGGCGGGCGAACCTGTGGCCGGCGCATCGGCGGCCGGCGAGGCGGACTTCTACCGCAACCGCTTCGAGGCCATTGCCGCCACGCTGGAATACCGTCCCCGCACGCGGGACGGCCACGGCGCGCGCCTGCATCCCCGGCCCACGGTCCATGGCGCGCAGACCGCGCTGGTGGTGGGGACCGGCGATCCGGTCCACACCGACCGCGATCACCGCATCAAGATCCAGTTTCACTGGCAGCGCGGCAGCGCGTCCAGCAACCGCCAGGATCATCCGGCCGGCGATGACAACGCGCCGGCCAGCGAGGCCCTGGGCGCCTGGGTGCGCGTGGCCGAGCCCGTCGCCGGATCGGATTGGGGAGGCCATTTCGTGCCTCGGCTGGGGCAGGAGGTGCTGGTGCAGTTCCTGCATGGCGACATCGACCGGCCGGTCGTCGTGGGCGCGCTGTACAACGGCGCCGGCGCCGAGAACGCGGCCAACAACCAGGTCCAGGGCGGGGCGGCCAAGGCGACCGGCAACGCGCCTGCCTGGTTCGCGGGCAGCGACGCGGGGCACGCGCACAACGTGGTGATGTCGGGGTTCAAGACCCAGGCGCTTGCCACGAGTGGACAAGGCATGGGCGGCTACAACCAGCTCGTGCAGGATGACACCCCGGGCCAATCGCGGCTGACGGCGTCGACCACGCAGGCCGAGGCGCGGCTGAATCTGGGGCATCTGAAGCAGCAGCGCGACAACGAGCGGCTGTCGGACCTGGGCCATGGCGCCGAGCTGGCCACCAGCGAAGCGCTGGCGCTGCGCGCGGGGGAAGGATTGCTGATCAGCGCGGACAAGCGCGAGGACGCGGCCGGCGGCCTGCTGGACAGCGAAGAAGCCATCAAGCAGATGGAAAAGTCCATCGCGCAGGCGGGCGAGCTGTCCGCCAGCGCCGGCCGCCAGGAAGCCAATCTGCCTGGCGACGCAGACAAGACGCGCGCGCTGAACGAGCTGGATGCGGTGCGCGAGATCATCGAGGGCACCAAGGCCGAGGCAGAGGTCCGTGTCCCGGCCTACACCACGCCGCACATCCAGGTCAGCGCGCCCAGCGGAATAGGCCAGTACACGCCGCACAACGCATACACGGTGGCGGGCGCCACGCTGTGCCAGATCGCCCCGGACGTGAACTGGGCGGCGGGCGCGAACCTGTCGATGTGCGTGGCGCAAGGCGTCGTGCTGTTCACCAAGGGCCTGGGCGGCAGCGGCCGGGCGGTTGAAGAACAAGGCATCCGCCTGCATGCGGCGGGCGGACAACTGCGGCTGCAAAGCCAGAAGGCCCGCATGCGGCTGGCGGCGGAGAAGGCGGTGACGCTGGCGTCGGCGCAGGGCGCGGTGGACGTGAATGCGTCGAAGAAGGTGTTGGCGACGGCCGCCGGCGCGTACCTGCGGATCGAGGGCGGCGGCATCCAGCTGCACGCGCCCGGCAAGGTGGAACTGAAGGCGGGCGTGCATAACTGGGTGGGGCCGCAAAGCGGCGCCGGACCCGCGCAGCCGCCGCAAGGCGATCTGGAAGGCTGCGCCGCGGCGCTCGAGGACGCAGCCGGCAGCGGCGCGTTGGCGGCATGA
- a CDS encoding 4a-hydroxytetrahydrobiopterin dehydratase gives MSDFPPARIGTETAVAALTGWQAVAMRDAIEKRYRFPNFNAAFGFMARVAMFAEKLNHHPEWTNVYNRVDVTLTTHDAGGVTELDVRMAQFMDEVAQQAGATAPKAQP, from the coding sequence ATGAGCGACTTTCCTCCCGCCCGCATCGGCACCGAGACCGCCGTCGCCGCGCTCACCGGCTGGCAGGCCGTGGCCATGCGCGATGCCATCGAAAAGCGGTATCGCTTTCCCAACTTCAACGCCGCGTTCGGCTTCATGGCGCGCGTGGCGATGTTCGCGGAAAAGCTCAATCATCATCCCGAATGGACCAACGTCTATAACCGCGTCGACGTGACCCTGACCACGCACGACGCGGGCGGCGTGACCGAGCTGGACGTGCGCATGGCGCAGTTCATGGACGAGGTCGCGCAGCAGGCCGGCGCCACCGCGCCCAAGGCGCAACCCTGA
- a CDS encoding T6SS effector BTH_I2691 family protein, protein MTTDYDALPCKGKFCGRPGLPILPMRIAYVPGGKNDLPDGVYVDPELYYETLRQGAYMLRAITAGYVYIWDPRRSYGWRAFAATATGQMKEVPVDDDNRPAEQPTFTCTREGHGLESSLINVEAPANASRTVWVGYSRVWWTRDIRRDLARDDRWRKKIMVELDAKAVWGGGHPKPETGYRVAEDGANLAKHAIEFRDAAGAATLFGNTLAPAVSVFGGQAAAMAAKMRQMTPKGGIVLALRDPVGILADVATWRNKCMGELAEHHLDPTRMREVGVAQIIDGLQKQMGSTGDEITRLRERIDTGKVAKTLSDNKAAIARMREKIEGAGKDWAWWYGRDTFWLALKAYSSQDAAAGERLEEDMALCVDGAGAIESEHKAIDDSLKDEDGSSTYAAIWRALAANDGELLGFLDREAKGKVISKQISSVRRMIKSYNDWLKERAAKGQLPPMRVATAAIGRFMATQLLRLTLAGDPIAERVAARVTLTMSARMNIVMAVRTHTTTVPRMIADMHQIVWEPERTSVTVGGGNGIYANSHMQSGWMGTQAERSTPVTLNYIIPEEVDAQLNAAAAARPQPGAGATPQLSLPAPPPVLALPAPTMSPLAGLIKWARTKDGANAGATGVMTLVALYSSVSDLRKAQVIHDAKAARKAWFGITSGVLGVGSVAIEVTAGAIGARVGANTAFTMNLKLNMRLTAVRTAGAVFAAAATFVDGANNALSAIDQYDVKNYEAGSAYATSSVFLLLSGLTGVATALVSLGGAFSAAGVVAGAGGFGSAMVGLTSGGTVLLGIPVWGWIALGLCLLAAGLYFKFWGDSAKESELEIWFTCCCMRSAAYTDVKERTLYETRVEELEAFNRAVFGVRVTLDWNGLWQGEVFGRDRLVLEVVMPGYSEHSDYAYNLKLVGQGVSAVVASKGSARSRDPELQPRGPSNAQLVQGRPREETWADRVDQYVDNMQSRPGWADAWRWIRKDRSQSIEFTAKPWDESVQFHVSNGCAILRTEVLVDDDIFQEAVIKVEYWPDPDRMPDIRSVPMGANGSNLVKANN, encoded by the coding sequence ATGACGACTGACTACGACGCGCTGCCCTGCAAGGGCAAGTTCTGCGGCCGGCCGGGGCTGCCCATCCTGCCGATGCGGATCGCCTACGTGCCGGGCGGCAAGAACGACCTGCCCGACGGGGTGTACGTGGACCCGGAGCTGTATTACGAGACCCTGCGCCAGGGCGCGTACATGCTGCGCGCGATCACGGCGGGCTATGTCTATATCTGGGATCCGCGCCGCAGCTACGGGTGGCGCGCGTTCGCGGCGACGGCGACCGGCCAGATGAAGGAAGTCCCGGTCGACGACGACAACCGCCCGGCCGAACAGCCCACGTTCACCTGCACGCGGGAAGGCCATGGCCTGGAATCGTCGCTGATCAACGTGGAGGCGCCCGCCAACGCGTCGCGCACGGTGTGGGTGGGTTATTCACGGGTATGGTGGACGCGGGACATCCGCCGCGACCTGGCCCGCGACGACCGCTGGCGCAAGAAGATCATGGTGGAACTGGACGCCAAGGCGGTGTGGGGAGGCGGCCATCCCAAGCCCGAGACCGGCTATCGCGTGGCGGAGGACGGCGCCAACCTGGCCAAGCACGCCATTGAGTTCCGCGATGCGGCGGGCGCCGCCACCCTGTTCGGCAATACGCTGGCGCCGGCCGTGAGCGTATTCGGCGGGCAGGCCGCGGCCATGGCGGCCAAGATGCGGCAGATGACGCCCAAGGGCGGCATCGTGCTGGCGCTGCGGGATCCCGTGGGCATCCTGGCGGACGTGGCGACGTGGCGCAATAAGTGCATGGGCGAACTGGCCGAACACCATCTGGACCCGACGCGCATGCGCGAAGTGGGCGTGGCGCAAATCATCGATGGCCTGCAGAAGCAGATGGGCTCCACGGGCGATGAGATCACGCGCCTGCGCGAACGCATCGACACGGGCAAGGTCGCCAAGACGCTCAGCGACAACAAGGCTGCCATCGCCCGGATGCGCGAGAAGATCGAGGGCGCCGGCAAGGACTGGGCGTGGTGGTATGGCCGCGACACGTTCTGGCTGGCGCTCAAGGCCTATTCGTCCCAGGACGCCGCCGCCGGCGAGCGGTTGGAGGAGGACATGGCGCTGTGCGTGGACGGCGCGGGCGCGATCGAAAGCGAACACAAGGCCATCGACGATTCGCTGAAGGACGAGGACGGCTCCAGCACCTATGCGGCGATCTGGCGCGCGCTGGCGGCGAACGACGGCGAGCTGCTGGGCTTTCTGGACCGCGAGGCCAAGGGCAAGGTCATCTCCAAGCAGATATCCAGCGTGCGCCGGATGATCAAGAGCTACAACGATTGGCTCAAGGAGCGGGCGGCCAAGGGGCAATTGCCGCCGATGCGGGTGGCGACCGCGGCGATCGGCCGCTTCATGGCGACGCAATTGCTGCGGCTGACGCTGGCTGGCGATCCCATTGCCGAGCGCGTCGCCGCGCGCGTCACGCTGACGATGTCGGCGCGCATGAACATCGTGATGGCGGTGCGTACGCACACCACCACGGTGCCCCGGATGATTGCGGACATGCACCAGATCGTCTGGGAACCGGAGCGGACGTCGGTGACGGTGGGCGGTGGGAACGGCATTTATGCGAACTCGCATATGCAGTCTGGCTGGATGGGCACCCAGGCCGAGCGCTCCACGCCGGTCACGCTCAACTACATCATTCCCGAGGAAGTCGACGCGCAATTGAACGCCGCCGCCGCGGCGCGGCCGCAGCCCGGGGCCGGCGCAACGCCGCAACTGTCGCTGCCGGCGCCCCCGCCGGTGCTTGCCCTGCCCGCGCCGACCATGTCGCCGCTGGCGGGCCTGATCAAGTGGGCCAGGACCAAGGACGGCGCCAATGCGGGCGCGACGGGTGTGATGACGCTGGTGGCGCTGTATTCGTCGGTGTCGGATCTGCGCAAGGCGCAGGTCATCCATGACGCCAAGGCCGCGCGCAAGGCCTGGTTCGGCATCACCTCGGGCGTGCTGGGCGTGGGCAGCGTGGCGATCGAAGTGACGGCCGGCGCGATCGGCGCGCGGGTGGGCGCCAACACGGCCTTCACGATGAACCTGAAATTGAACATGCGCCTGACGGCCGTGCGGACGGCGGGCGCCGTGTTCGCGGCGGCGGCCACGTTCGTCGACGGGGCCAACAACGCGCTGAGCGCGATCGACCAGTACGACGTGAAGAACTACGAAGCGGGCAGCGCGTATGCGACCTCGTCCGTGTTCCTGCTGCTGTCCGGGCTGACCGGCGTCGCCACGGCGCTGGTTTCGCTGGGCGGGGCCTTCAGCGCGGCCGGCGTGGTGGCGGGCGCGGGGGGCTTTGGCAGCGCCATGGTCGGCCTGACCAGCGGCGGCACCGTGCTGCTGGGGATTCCGGTGTGGGGCTGGATTGCGCTGGGCCTGTGCCTGCTGGCGGCCGGGCTGTACTTCAAGTTCTGGGGCGACAGCGCCAAGGAAAGCGAGCTGGAGATCTGGTTCACCTGCTGCTGCATGCGCTCCGCTGCGTACACGGACGTGAAGGAACGCACCCTCTACGAAACGCGCGTGGAGGAACTGGAGGCGTTCAACCGGGCCGTGTTCGGCGTGCGCGTGACGCTGGACTGGAACGGGCTTTGGCAGGGCGAGGTGTTCGGCCGGGACCGCCTGGTGCTGGAAGTGGTGATGCCGGGCTATTCCGAGCATAGCGACTACGCGTATAACCTCAAGCTGGTCGGGCAGGGCGTCAGCGCCGTGGTGGCAAGCAAGGGGTCCGCGCGATCGCGGGACCCCGAGTTGCAGCCGCGCGGACCGTCCAATGCCCAATTAGTGCAGGGCCGTCCGCGCGAGGAAACGTGGGCCGACCGCGTGGACCAATACGTGGACAATATGCAGTCTCGTCCCGGCTGGGCGGATGCCTGGCGCTGGATACGCAAGGATCGAAGCCAGTCCATCGAGTTCACGGCCAAGCCCTGGGACGAGTCGGTGCAATTCCACGTGAGCAATGGCTGCGCGATCCTGCGCACGGAAGTGCTGGTCGATGACGATATCTTCCAGGAAGCGGTCATCAAGGTCGAATACTGGCCGGACCCGGACCGCATGCCCGACATCCGCTCGGTGCCGATGGGCGCCAACGGTTCCAACCTGGTGAAAGCAAACAACTGA
- the tssH gene encoding type VI secretion system ATPase TssH: protein MGTPLKTLIGKLNQTCRQAAERAASLCMAQGHYEVDLEHLFLALLEKPASDVSIIARRCHIQTDALEADLKAEIGRFRNGNTRTPVFSAHLPKLFEHAWLIASLDTQTTRIRSGHLLLALLTEPDLAQLAQRGSSLFESFRLDELKHDFAALTQGSEEAGQAVDFAEGAAQEGQTGQPAPALSQTPALDQYTTNLTERARDGKIDPVIGRDAEIRQMIDILTRRRQNNPILTGEAGVGKTAVVEGLALRIVAEDVPPALAGVTLRVLDMGLLQAGASVKGEFENRLKNVIDEVKKSASPIILFIDEAHTMIGAGGQAGQNDAANLLKPALARGELRTIAATTWSEYKKYFEKDAALARRFQVVKVEEPDEALAASMLRGMAPLMERHFGVRILDEAIVAAAKLSHRYITGRQLPDKAVSVLDTACARVALGRSATPALIDDARHRLTRLRTEQEALRREAATGAPQARLAELDAEIAAVEATLAEAQARHAAETGLVERIHALRAELEAASPETQGQDSPAPQAPAPAASRRKAASAPLALTPGQQRLAGLMDELRALQGEQPLVPACVDAQVVAEIIAAWTGIPLGRMVNDEIRTVLQLQPMLAERVIGQDHALHAIAQRVRTARAGLEDPDKPKGVFLFVGPSGVGKTETALALADILYGGERKLVTINMSEYQEAHSISGLKGSPPGYVGYGEGGVLTEAVRRQPYSVVLLDEIEKAHPDVLELFFQVFDKGVMDDAEGREIDFRNTLIILTSNVGSSAIMQACLNKPASERPSPEQLSALLAPQLYKAFKPAFLGRMKTIPYYPVDDDALAHIIGLKLGRIARRVQATHRAVFEWDEGLVDAVLARCTEVDTGARNVDHILNGTLLPEIAEHVLSRMAQGEPIARIRVSAGKNGEFRFRMS from the coding sequence ATGGGCACTCCGCTGAAGACCTTGATCGGGAAGTTGAACCAGACCTGTCGCCAGGCCGCCGAGCGCGCGGCCAGCCTGTGCATGGCCCAAGGCCATTACGAAGTGGATCTGGAGCATCTGTTCCTGGCGCTCCTGGAAAAGCCGGCCAGCGATGTGAGCATCATTGCGCGGCGTTGTCACATCCAGACCGATGCGCTGGAAGCCGACCTGAAGGCCGAGATCGGCCGCTTCAGGAACGGCAATACGCGCACGCCCGTGTTTTCGGCGCACCTGCCCAAGCTGTTCGAGCACGCCTGGCTGATCGCGTCGCTGGATACGCAGACGACCCGCATCCGCTCCGGGCACCTGTTGCTGGCGCTGCTGACGGAGCCCGACCTGGCGCAACTGGCGCAGCGGGGCTCGTCCCTGTTCGAGTCGTTCCGGCTGGACGAGCTCAAGCACGATTTCGCCGCCCTGACGCAGGGGTCGGAAGAGGCGGGCCAGGCCGTGGACTTTGCCGAAGGCGCGGCGCAGGAAGGCCAGACCGGCCAGCCCGCGCCGGCGTTGTCGCAGACGCCCGCCCTGGACCAGTACACCACCAACCTCACCGAGCGCGCGCGTGACGGCAAGATCGACCCGGTGATCGGCCGGGACGCCGAGATCCGCCAGATGATCGACATCCTGACGCGGCGGCGGCAGAACAACCCCATCCTGACCGGCGAGGCGGGCGTGGGCAAGACCGCGGTGGTCGAGGGGCTGGCGCTGCGGATCGTGGCGGAGGATGTGCCGCCGGCCCTGGCCGGCGTGACGCTGCGGGTGCTGGACATGGGCCTGCTGCAGGCGGGCGCCAGCGTCAAGGGCGAGTTCGAGAACCGCCTGAAGAATGTGATCGACGAGGTCAAGAAGAGCGCCTCGCCGATCATCCTGTTCATCGACGAGGCGCACACGATGATCGGCGCGGGCGGGCAGGCGGGGCAGAACGATGCCGCCAATCTGCTCAAGCCCGCCCTGGCGCGCGGCGAGCTGCGCACCATCGCCGCCACGACCTGGAGCGAATACAAGAAGTACTTCGAGAAGGATGCCGCGCTGGCGCGCCGCTTCCAGGTCGTCAAGGTCGAGGAGCCGGACGAGGCGCTGGCGGCGTCGATGCTGCGCGGCATGGCGCCGCTGATGGAGCGCCATTTCGGCGTGCGCATCCTGGACGAGGCCATCGTGGCCGCGGCGAAGCTGTCGCATCGCTATATCACCGGCCGTCAGCTTCCGGACAAGGCCGTCAGCGTGCTGGACACGGCCTGCGCGCGCGTGGCGCTGGGCCGCAGCGCCACGCCGGCGCTGATCGACGATGCGCGCCATCGCCTGACGCGGCTGCGCACGGAGCAGGAGGCGCTGCGGCGCGAAGCCGCCACCGGGGCGCCGCAGGCGCGGCTGGCCGAGCTGGACGCGGAGATCGCCGCGGTGGAGGCGACGCTGGCCGAGGCGCAGGCCCGGCACGCGGCCGAGACCGGACTGGTCGAACGCATCCATGCCCTGCGGGCCGAACTGGAAGCGGCGAGCCCGGAGACGCAGGGCCAGGATTCGCCGGCTCCGCAGGCGCCCGCGCCCGCCGCGAGCCGGCGCAAGGCGGCCTCCGCGCCGCTCGCTCTCACGCCCGGGCAGCAGCGCCTGGCCGGCCTGATGGACGAATTGCGCGCCCTGCAAGGGGAGCAGCCCCTGGTGCCCGCCTGCGTGGACGCCCAGGTCGTGGCCGAAATCATTGCGGCGTGGACCGGCATTCCGCTGGGCCGCATGGTGAACGACGAGATCCGCACCGTGCTGCAACTGCAGCCCATGCTGGCCGAGCGTGTGATCGGGCAGGACCACGCGCTGCATGCCATCGCGCAGCGCGTGCGCACGGCCCGCGCCGGCCTGGAAGACCCGGACAAGCCCAAGGGCGTGTTCCTGTTCGTGGGCCCGTCGGGCGTCGGCAAGACCGAGACGGCGCTGGCGCTGGCGGACATCCTGTACGGCGGCGAGCGCAAGCTGGTCACCATCAACATGAGCGAATACCAGGAGGCCCACAGCATTTCCGGCCTGAAGGGATCGCCGCCCGGCTACGTCGGCTATGGCGAGGGCGGGGTGCTGACCGAGGCGGTGCGCCGCCAGCCCTACAGCGTGGTGCTGCTGGATGAAATCGAAAAGGCGCACCCCGATGTGCTGGAGCTGTTCTTCCAGGTGTTCGACAAGGGGGTGATGGACGACGCGGAAGGACGCGAGATCGATTTCCGCAACACGCTGATCATCCTGACGTCCAACGTGGGGTCCAGCGCCATCATGCAGGCCTGCCTGAACAAGCCGGCCAGCGAGCGCCCATCGCCCGAGCAACTGTCGGCGCTGCTGGCGCCGCAGCTGTACAAGGCGTTCAAGCCCGCATTCCTGGGGCGCATGAAGACCATTCCGTACTACCCGGTGGACGACGACGCGCTGGCGCACATCATCGGCCTGAAGCTCGGACGCATCGCCCGCCGCGTCCAGGCCACGCACCGCGCGGTGTTCGAATGGGACGAGGGCCTGGTGGACGCCGTGCTGGCCCGCTGCACCGAAGTGGATACCGGCGCGCGCAACGTGGACCACATCCTGAACGGAACGCTGCTGCCGGAGATTGCCGAGCACGTCCTGAGTCGCATGGCGCAGGGTGAGCCCATCGCCAGGATCCGTGTGAGCGCGGGCAAGAACGGCGAGTTCCGGTTCCGGATGAGCTGA
- a CDS encoding MarR family winged helix-turn-helix transcriptional regulator — MTTPALERFLTYRLHVLNKITDRDTNRAYLKDCDIPLGEARCLAAIGRYAPLSVNDLARAANLNKGQASRSAQALVDRGLVEKTVSASDGRGVVLAPTPEGMTHYRRIIDLIARRNQEIFGCLSAEEQRRFGDMLDRLIGHLQAEANESNDSNEADEAGG, encoded by the coding sequence GTGACAACGCCTGCCCTGGAACGATTCCTGACCTACCGCCTGCACGTGCTCAACAAGATCACGGACCGGGACACGAATCGCGCCTATCTCAAGGACTGCGACATCCCGCTGGGCGAAGCGCGCTGCCTCGCCGCCATCGGCCGCTACGCGCCTCTATCGGTCAATGACCTGGCGCGCGCCGCGAACCTGAACAAGGGCCAGGCCAGCCGCTCGGCGCAGGCGCTGGTGGACCGCGGGCTCGTGGAAAAAACGGTCTCCGCTTCCGATGGCCGCGGCGTGGTGCTGGCGCCGACCCCCGAGGGCATGACGCATTACCGCCGCATCATCGATCTCATCGCACGCCGCAATCAGGAGATCTTCGGCTGCCTGAGCGCCGAGGAACAGCGCCGGTTCGGCGACATGCTAGACCGGCTGATCGGCCACCTGCAGGCCGAAGCGAACGAATCGAACGACTCGAACGAAGCGGACGAAGCCGGCGGCTGA